ATAAAATGGAGTTGTGTGAATTTGTGTCTTCATCGGTCATGTTTTTCGGTATACGTCATATATTTTCTAATTTCGGGAGTGAGCTGTGGAATTTGACGATAAATTAAAGGCGTTGATAGTTGAAGATCACTCCGCCCAGAGGAAGTCGATAAGGGAAATGTTGTTGGGACTTTTTCCATTTATGGTTGTGATGGAGGCAAAAGACGGCAAAGGCGCCCTTCTGAGCGTCGACGCCCACATCCCCGACCTCATATTTATGGATATAAAGCTCCCGGATGGAAATGGTCTCGACCTCACAAAGCTGATTAAAAAAGAGCATCCCCAGACGAGAATTGCGATCATAACGAATCATAATTTGCCGGAATACAGGGAGGCGGCTTTGAAGTGCGGCGGAGATCTATTTATCCCGAAGGATTCGATGAACGGTGAAAGTATAAAGGGTCTGGTTGAAGAGATCTTGTTGAGAAAGGAATTGGATTCCGGAAAGTTGGGGAGATGACTTTGAAACATACACATTTGATGGAAGTCTTTCTTTGCGCACCCCGTTATTCGCAGGCAAAATTTGGGGTTGTGTTTGGTAAATCTCACGATAGACAGCTGCTGTCTTACGGCTATTGATTAGGAACTTTTCCTCAGAGCAATTACGATGATAGACGAAAAAAGGACAAAGGCGGATTTAATTAGTGAATTAAGGGAGCTTCGCCTTAAGGTGCAAAGCTATGAGACGAGGAACGCCGAACAGGGCGATGCGGGAAGCGAAGCGGCGGGCGGAGGCGAGGATAAATTTAAGATACTATTTAACAGCGTTGAGGATGCCATCTTCGTCCACGGAATTAACGATGAGGGGATGCCTGAAAATTTCATCGAGGTAAATGAAATGGCGGTCAAGAGGTATGGGTACACCAGACAGGAGCTTTTGAACATGTCCCCATTGGAGATTGACGCCCCCGAGATTTTATCAGATATTTCCAAGAAGGTAAGCACAGTCATGGCTAAGGGAAGCGCCAACTTCGAGAGTCTGCATGTGGCGAAGGACGGCACGAAGATCCCCGTCGATGTAAAGGCGAGACTTTTTGATTATGAGGGTAAAAAGGCGATCATTTCCATAGGCAGAGATATTACCGAAAGGATCGAATCGGCGAAGATGATAGTAGAGCAGAACGAATTTTTGAAAAATCTAATCGAATCCATACCCCATCCCCTGTACGTTATTGACGTCGACGATTGTAAGGTAAAGATCGCAAATTCGGCGGCGAGAGATGAAGAACACTTCGATTTGAATACGTGCTTAAAAAAGATCCAAGGATTGGATTTTTCCTGCAAAGCCGAGGGTGATATGTGTCCTGTTGAAATAGTCAGGGAGAAGGGGGGGCCGATCGTTGCGGAACACATTTTTAAGGACAAGTCCGGCAAGGATAGATATTGTGAGGTTACCAGTTATCCGATTTTTCACGGCGACGGAAAACTCTCTCAGGTAGTGGAATACACAATCGACGTAACCGACAGGAAGATGGTGGAAGAAGAGTTGAAGCGTTATGCCAACGAGCTTGAAAAGGCAAACGAGGACGTCAAGAACTTCTCTTATATAGTTTCTCACGATCTGAAGGGACCTCTAATAAACATCAAGGGCTATAGTGAAAAGATTGGTTCGGCCAATAGGGAGATCCACGATCTCTTGATCCCATTTTTTGGAAAACTCAGCAGGCGGGAGGTGGAAAGGATATTGACCATACTGAACGATGAAGTACCCAAGTACATGGACTTTATCGATTCGTCTATAGGGCGTATCAGCGGCCTTATAAGCGCGATTTTGAGACTCTCGCGCTTGGGCAGGAGGGAGTTGATTTTTTCCACTGTGGAGATGAATAAGGTAGTGGATTCTTCTCTCATGAACTTGGCTCATAAGATAGAGGAACAGGGGATAAAGGTAAAAATTGGGGAGCTGCACAACGTTGTAGCTGACAAAACCTCGATGCAGATAATCATAGAAAACCTCCTTACGAACGCGGTTAATTACTTGTGCCCGAAAAGAAGGGGCGAGATTGAAATCGGGTCGTTTGGGGAAATGTATGAAACAACCTTTTATATAAAGGACAACGGGGTTGGTATCGATAAGAAGGATATGGGGAGAATTTTCAATGTTTTTCAGAGGGCTGGGAAACAGGACATCCCGGGGGAGGGGATGGGGTTGGCATACGTTAGGACACTTGTCGAACGTCACAATGGAAGAATTTGGTGTGAGTCTAAAGTCGATGAGGGGTCGATATTCAAATTCACCATTTCAAGACGTTTAGAGAAAATAATGAAAGCGGACAATTAAGTCCAATTAAACATCTTTTTGGGTATTGTCCCAAAGACAAAACTACTCTCTATTCGGGATTATTTGAAAGGGATTTGAAGGGAAAGGACCTTTAGGAGATATTAGATCAATAACAGATTTGTTGATAAAACAACAAACCGGAGAA
Above is a window of Candidatus Zymogenus saltonus DNA encoding:
- a CDS encoding response regulator transcription factor, with product MEFDDKLKALIVEDHSAQRKSIREMLLGLFPFMVVMEAKDGKGALLSVDAHIPDLIFMDIKLPDGNGLDLTKLIKKEHPQTRIAIITNHNLPEYREAALKCGGDLFIPKDSMNGESIKGLVEEILLRKELDSGKLGR
- a CDS encoding PAS domain S-box protein, whose amino-acid sequence is MIDEKRTKADLISELRELRLKVQSYETRNAEQGDAGSEAAGGGEDKFKILFNSVEDAIFVHGINDEGMPENFIEVNEMAVKRYGYTRQELLNMSPLEIDAPEILSDISKKVSTVMAKGSANFESLHVAKDGTKIPVDVKARLFDYEGKKAIISIGRDITERIESAKMIVEQNEFLKNLIESIPHPLYVIDVDDCKVKIANSAARDEEHFDLNTCLKKIQGLDFSCKAEGDMCPVEIVREKGGPIVAEHIFKDKSGKDRYCEVTSYPIFHGDGKLSQVVEYTIDVTDRKMVEEELKRYANELEKANEDVKNFSYIVSHDLKGPLINIKGYSEKIGSANREIHDLLIPFFGKLSRREVERILTILNDEVPKYMDFIDSSIGRISGLISAILRLSRLGRRELIFSTVEMNKVVDSSLMNLAHKIEEQGIKVKIGELHNVVADKTSMQIIIENLLTNAVNYLCPKRRGEIEIGSFGEMYETTFYIKDNGVGIDKKDMGRIFNVFQRAGKQDIPGEGMGLAYVRTLVERHNGRIWCESKVDEGSIFKFTISRRLEKIMKADN